The Changchengzhania lutea genomic sequence ATTCCATACCATTGCTATACATGTATTTGGCTACTTGTACGGCTTGACCTAAGGCTTCGTCTTCAGTTTTAATAGCATTCACATCTTCTTTAGTGTAATCTTTCTTGCCAATGTGTTTTGCTAAAGCTTCATCTGCGGTAACGATTTGTTGATAAATTTGATCGTATTGCGTTTTTCTACCTAACCATTTTTGATATTCGGTATCATATTCTGCTTTCGCTTTACTGTAATCGGGGTTGCTCGTATCGCCGCTAGCTAGAATACGCACAAATTCAAGTTGTTCGTTATAACCTTTTCCAAGGAAATTCCAACCATGTACATCATCTACATAGCCGTTTTTATCATCATCTTTTCCGTTATTAGCAATCTCTTTGGTATTGGTCCAGATATTACTATCTAAATCTTCGTGATCAATATCAATTCCAGAATCTATAATGGCTACAATAACCGATTTACCACGTCTTTTTTTAATAATTTCGGAGTATGCTTTATCGACACTCATTCCAGGAATTGTGTCTTTTACCAAATCAAGGTGTCCCCAGTTTTTTTTCTCTACTTCGGTTAATTCTGCAATTTTTAAAGGTGACGTATCTATGTCTTCAATTGGGGTTGAAATAATGGGAGCTGTACTACCGCATCCAAAAAATAAAGTGGCAGCGAAGGCTGACAATAAATAGGTTTTAACTGTTTTCATTTAGGAATGTTTAATTTAATTGAATATATCTTGTGTTGTGAACGTGTTGCTTAAACGAACACCTTTATCGGTGTTTTTAACAGTAATGATTTCATTATGAGCGTCGTGTTCCAAAAATAAATAATAATTGTGGTCTGCTGCTAATTTTAAAAACTTTTCTTTCTCATCTAAGGTTAACAGCGGTCTGGTATCGTAACCCATAACATATGGTAATGGCAAATGTCCAACGGTAGGTAGTAAGTCTGCCATAAACGCAATGGTTTTATCTTGATAGGTGATAAGCGGAATCATTTGTTTATCGGTATGGCCGTTGGCAAAAAAGATATCAAAACCCAATTCAGAATTTTTTAAAGTATCCCCTTGCGGAAGTGTTGTGAATTTTAACTGGCCGCTTTCTTCCATAGGGACTATGTTCTCCTTTAAAAAGGATGCTTTCTCTCTTTTATTGGGTTGTATGGCCCATTGCCAATGGTCTTGATTGCTCCAAAAATGCGCATTTTTAAAAGTGGGCTCGTATCCTGTTTTACCAGCGTTCCATTGGATGCTACCCCCACAATGATCAAAATGCAGGTGTGTCATAAACACATCTGTGATATCATTTCCATGAAACCCATACTGATTCAAGGATTTACCTATAGAGTCATCACCCCATAAATGATAGTAGCCATAAAATTTATCTGATTGCTTGTTGCCCATACCGGTATCGATCAAAATCAAGCGCTTGCCGTCTTCAATAAGTAAACAGCGCGCTGCGATATCAATCATATTATTGGCATCT encodes the following:
- a CDS encoding MBL fold metallo-hydrolase, with amino-acid sequence MTLYPINSGNFKLDGGAMFGVVPKSLWQKTNPADANNMIDIAARCLLIEDGKRLILIDTGMGNKQSDKFYGYYHLWGDDSIGKSLNQYGFHGNDITDVFMTHLHFDHCGGSIQWNAGKTGYEPTFKNAHFWSNQDHWQWAIQPNKREKASFLKENIVPMEESGQLKFTTLPQGDTLKNSELGFDIFFANGHTDKQMIPLITYQDKTIAFMADLLPTVGHLPLPYVMGYDTRPLLTLDEKEKFLKLAADHNYYLFLEHDAHNEIITVKNTDKGVRLSNTFTTQDIFN